The genomic region tagaaTAGTGAGAAATAAAACCGGATAAAGGTTGAAGCTTAATAAGATAACAAACCCCAAGGCATCATACAATAATTTGAAGATGAAGCTATGAAACAAGTTCCCATAATTCCAAAACTTTGATAAACTTCTTTGCtataaatcaaaaaccaaaaacagaTAACCAAGCAACTAGATGCAGTTAGAACTTCCATCAGCATATAATGGCAAAACAGAGTCCCCAAAACGCCTAAACAATAAGGTGTACAACTTCCTCTACAGAGTATGTAGTAAAGGTGGCTTTGTATTTCAATCATAACACTGTTATTGTGTTATTCAATACTctaaaaaaacagaagaaaatataacattaaccataaaaaatatttcatttcaatcAAAAGCTACCAAGAAAAATATACTCTCAAACCTTACATCAAAAACATGATCCgatactaaaataaatttacccTTTAAGAATTGATCGAGCCTATGAAGCATACTTTTATATGTACCGCCCATCCGGCAACCCATTCACATTCAACGCAACAGAATctagaaaaactaaatataactatataaaaatGGCTTTGCTAACTAACGAAAGTAACAACAATCACACCCCATATATGAAACtaacaattatattttgaattgtGGATAGTAAGCATTTTGCTTCGATATACCTCTTCCGCTCTACGTTGTTGGAAACTTTTTGAACCAGAAGTGTGAATAATATCGTTTTTGTCCcgattttccttgtttttcaaaCACAAGTCCTACATTTAAGAATGATAAGTCAGTCCCATAAACCAACAAATCCACAAGACAATAGTTAAgaataaatttgataaaaagttCTTTGTAATGATACCATATAATCTTTCTGGCTCCACAAATCCACGAGACAATTCCAATCATCCTTCTCGAGTCCGGGTGGAACATTTGCTCGTGCCTCTTCAATTGCTTCACCATATGGCttaaactactttttttttagggagtCACGATAATTTGAGTAAGAGCTACCTATTTGTCGCCAAACCTCTTGCTCTCGACCCTCAACTTTGAAATACTCCTACAATAGAATTAAACATAaatacacaaataaaaaaaatcatagaagcTGCTactagattttattatattacttACCAATACTTTATCAAAAAGCTTCCTCTTGTTGATGTATAGTACTTTTTTCCAATCTGTGAACTTTAGAGGTACATTTTGTTGTGCCCTAACAAGTGTTGtacattcatttattaaatcACGAGAATGAGGCCCTACAGGTCTTCCATTCAACCAACCAATCTCATATCTTTCCCCTCCCTTGAACTCTTTGGCCAGTTTAAGATTCCGAGTAGGCCCACGCCCTTTCTTCTTCCCTATggggagaaaaataaaaataaagatcacCTCAACTTACTAGAATAGTATCTTCAATACAGtattaaaaaacttgaaagCATAATTTAAAACTTACCTTGATGAGTCAGATTATTTCTACTTCCATTAGCACCACTTGTGTCAACTCCTCCTTTGCTACCTTCGTTTTCCATTAATAGAATCCCCTTACTTTGATCAATCCAATATATGTTAGCACTATTTATCATATGAATATTTAATTAGTTTAGTCAATACACGCATATTACCATATAAATGAAACATACACATAAATACACGATATAAAACAAATGAACATGTAACTATCTAGATAAGTCAAGAACATAACTTTCaagtaaataaattacaatcattttgaaatgtttaatCTCATTAATTCATATCAACATCATTCATATCAACATCATCCATATCCACAAGTCTGCTAGGTATGTCCACCCTATCTAATGAAATAATAGCATCATCTTGATCATCAGTACTTGTGAAACCCATTTGATGCCCATGTGAATCATTCTGTTGGTATGGCTCTtgatcatcatcttcttcatcatcatcattttccTCCTTTGGAGATGGCATATTGTAATAATTTCGAGGTTCtgtttttataacaaaatgCCACTGAGGATTCCTTATGCTTTTCACATAAAATACTTGCTCGGCTTGGCATGCTAACACGAAAGGTTCATTACTCTTTAATGAACGTGTTACATTCACAAGAGTTCGGCCATACTTGTCAACCATAATTCCTCTACCACAATGGTCAACATCCCTCCATTCACATTTAAACATTGCAATCTTATTTCCTCCCATGTAGTGTAACTCAATGATATCAATTAAAACACCATAATAATCACGATTGCCCGTACTTGCATCTCCTTTTACCAAGACTCCATAACTTTGAGTTCTTCTGCTACAATCGACTTCATTTTTTCGAAATCTAAAACCATTGACAATATACCCATTATAACATACAACTTTTTCTAATGGTCCACGAGCCAAATCAAAGAGTTGCTTGCTCACTTTCCTTTCATCATATAATTGAGTAATCTATTCAAAACAAGTTCAAAATCAATACATCATTATAATTGACTCAAATTAAACATATAGaacaattataataatttcCATATAGATAGAACTTACGTGACTTTCAAACCACTCTCGAAACTGTTTTTTATGTCGATTCTCTACATTCTTAACACTTGCTTGTTGAATCATGTACTTGTGCTCCCTAGATAACAAAAGATGCAATTACATTGTAAACAACTTAGAAGTTTAAGAAGAAAGTGAACTCTATGAGAAATTAATATTAACTACATTTCAACTTACTCAATATATGGGAGCACTTCATCGCAGTTTTTCAAGACATATAAATGTGCTTGCATCCACTCTTCTTGACTAAGTTGACGTGAGACATATCCCCTACCTAAAGCACGACCACTTGGAGAAAAAATGGGCAATCCTTCATATGTCTGTAAACGATCTCCATCCTAATTTCATTCAACTCGATTAAATCGAGTCTCAATACCATGAAAATATCTTGAGCAAAATGTCAAGCATTCATCTATCAAATACCCTTCTGCAATAGAACCCTCTGGATAGGCAGGATTACGAACAAAATTCTTTAGTGTTTGCAA from Castanea sativa cultivar Marrone di Chiusa Pesio chromosome 11, ASM4071231v1 harbors:
- the LOC142617054 gene encoding uncharacterized protein LOC142617054, translating into MENEGSKGGVDTSGANGSRNNLTHQGKKKGRGPTRNLKLAKEFKGGERYEIGWLNGRPVGPHSRDLINECTTLVRAQQNVPLKFTDWKKVLYINKRKLFDKVLEYFKVEGREQEFKPYGEAIEEARANVPPGLEKDDWNCLVDLWSQKDYMDLCLKNKENRDKNDIIHTSGSKSFQQRRAEEKEKTGHSPNRIELFDITHVQANGQAVNESTQDALVALRNLTTQVNEGALQISQDQMFVEVFGPERHGRVRGYGAGVTPTMLWGSSSSRIYDLEKRLQESEQKRLESEHKQIEADAELKGEVKHLKSMLEQQAIQMVEQRRHFEEQQASQMAEQRAHYDNMMMRMFSYITSQSAQSSSDH